The DNA region GGGTCTTAAGAGAGCCCTCAAAAGGCCGGATTTCCAGGCACCAAAAAGCCAGACTCAACGGACAAAACCCTCCCCTAGGGCTTTTCCCACAATGTACTCCCATGAGCATGAGATTTCCAAAGGGAGAAAAAGGGCCTAAACAAACAAAAACGGCTTTTAAACCCTTTAAACTCAAAAAACTCCAATTCCCATCCGGGGGGCGGGATTCCGGGCCCTCCCCTCCCTCCACTCAAGACTCCGAAAAAAATTCGTTACAAAACGCACAAAAATCTGTAACAAAATGTTAGATAGTAACACAAGGTTACTAAAGACTTCCACAGAGCCCGGAGCCGTCTAAATCGCAGTAAAACCGGCCAAAAAGGGCAAAATCTCAATAAAAGGAACGTCACCGTGATATGACCTCAAAGCCCAGCTCCCTGAGCTTCCAGATTATCTCCATCGGGAAGCCCACGACGTTGTAGTAGTCCCCCTTTATCCACTCGACGAAGAGGCCCCCGAGCCCCTGTATCCCGTAGGCCCCCGCCTTGTCCATCGGCTCGCCCGTGGCTATGTAAGCCTTGATGATCCCGTCGTCCAGCTCGCGGAACTTAACCTCCGTGACCACTGCCCCGCAGTGCTCCCTTCCCCCGTGGATTATGCAGTAGCCCGTCGTGACCCTGTGAACCCTGCCGCTGAGGAGTTTTAGCATTTCGTAGGCCTCGTTCTCATTCTTCGGCTTACCGAGAATCCTCCCCTCCACGCTCACGACGGTGTCGGCCCCAATGACCGTTCCGCCAGCCCTGGAGTGGACTTCCCTCGCCTTTCTCCTGGCCAGCTCCAGTGCCACCTCTTCGGGATCGGTGAGGGAGCACTTCTCGTCGGCGTTGCTTGGTATCACGGCAAATTCCTTTATGAACCTCGCCAGTATCTCCCTCCTTCTCGGTGAAGCCGAGGCAAGCACCAGCATGGCTT from Thermococcus zilligii AN1 includes:
- a CDS encoding Maf-like protein; the encoded protein is MLVLASASPRRREILARFIKEFAVIPSNADEKCSLTDPEEVALELARRKAREVHSRAGGTVIGADTVVSVEGRILGKPKNENEAYEMLKLLSGRVHRVTTGYCIIHGGREHCGAVVTEVKFRELDDGIIKAYIATGEPMDKAGAYGIQGLGGLFVEWIKGDYYNVVGFPMEIIWKLRELGFEVISR